The following coding sequences lie in one Arthrobacter sp. SLBN-122 genomic window:
- the prcB gene encoding proteasome subunit beta — translation MQESTANQVAANATSSFTEHLQRDRPELLPFSRSFQGGASTAAPVQVPHATTIVAMSYGGGVLMAGDRRATMGNIIASRHIEKVFPADHFSVLGIAGTAGIAIDLTRLFQVELEHYEKIEGTQLSLEGKANRLGAMIRGNLPMALQGLAVVPLFAGFDTTAGVGRLFSYDVTGGRYEEHEHHTVGSGSVFARGALKKLWRPNLTAAEALSVAVESLYDAADDDSATGGPDTVRQLWPVVYTVDRTGAHRVPEADLAAASRAVIEARTIAGREA, via the coding sequence GTGCAGGAATCAACCGCCAACCAGGTAGCCGCCAACGCCACCTCGTCCTTTACGGAGCACCTGCAACGGGACCGGCCCGAGCTATTGCCCTTTAGCCGGTCCTTCCAGGGTGGCGCGTCCACGGCTGCCCCGGTGCAGGTTCCACACGCCACCACCATCGTTGCCATGAGTTATGGCGGCGGCGTCCTCATGGCGGGCGACAGGCGCGCCACGATGGGCAACATCATCGCCAGCAGGCACATCGAGAAGGTCTTTCCGGCAGACCACTTCTCTGTGCTTGGCATTGCCGGAACAGCCGGCATAGCAATTGACCTGACGCGGCTCTTCCAGGTTGAACTTGAGCACTACGAAAAAATTGAAGGAACCCAACTCAGCCTCGAAGGCAAGGCCAACCGGCTGGGGGCCATGATCAGGGGCAACCTTCCGATGGCCCTTCAGGGCCTGGCCGTCGTGCCCCTGTTTGCGGGTTTCGACACCACCGCCGGCGTGGGCCGGCTGTTCTCCTACGACGTCACCGGGGGCAGGTACGAGGAACACGAACACCACACCGTAGGCTCGGGTTCGGTCTTCGCGCGCGGTGCCCTCAAGAAACTCTGGCGGCCCAACCTCACCGCCGCCGAGGCCCTGTCCGTGGCCGTGGAGTCCCTGTATGACGCCGCCGACGACGATTCCGCCACCGGCGGCCCGGACACCGTCCGGCAATTGTGGCCTGTGGTCTATACGGTGGACAGGACAGGGGCCCACCGGGTGCCCGAGGCGGACCTCGCGGCCGCTTCGCGCGCCGTAATTGAGGCACGCACCATCGCCGGACGGGAGGCCTGA
- a CDS encoding ubiquitin-like protein Pup — MAGQEQQQPQSRDSQVEDDIPEAPPAPPEAQASASTEGVDDLLDEIDGVLESNAEEFVRAFVQKGGQ; from the coding sequence ATGGCAGGCCAGGAGCAGCAGCAGCCGCAGTCACGTGACAGCCAGGTCGAGGACGACATCCCCGAGGCACCCCCGGCACCGCCCGAAGCACAGGCTTCGGCATCGACCGAAGGCGTGGACGACCTGCTCGACGAAATCGACGGCGTCCTGGAATCCAACGCTGAGGAGTTCGTCCGGGCATTCGTGCAAAAGGGCGGCCAGTAA
- a CDS encoding PAC2 family protein: MNSFEGDTAEQGAGPERERFLQPVADGQRVTVMLAAFEGWNDAGEAASDSLRYLNKLWGGKKVASIDADEYYDFQFTRPTVRRNAAGERKIKWPSTRIYKASAPNSNVDVIFVQGTEPSYKWRAYTAELLVHAEALNVDYVVLVGALLADVPHSRPIPVSTSSDDAQLRERMNLEASQYEGPVGIVGVLSEVALLAGIPTVSLWAAVPHYVAQAPSPKAQLALLHRIEELLQVPLDTQELAEEADAWERGVDELATEDPEIAAYVRQLEEAKDTADLPEASGESIAREFERYLKRRGQDRP; encoded by the coding sequence ATGAATAGCTTCGAGGGAGACACCGCCGAACAAGGTGCCGGACCCGAGCGGGAACGGTTCCTGCAGCCGGTGGCTGACGGACAGCGCGTAACCGTAATGCTTGCTGCCTTTGAGGGGTGGAATGACGCCGGAGAAGCGGCCAGCGACTCCCTGCGGTACCTGAACAAGTTGTGGGGCGGCAAGAAGGTGGCATCGATCGATGCCGATGAGTATTACGACTTCCAGTTCACACGGCCCACGGTCCGCAGGAACGCCGCCGGAGAACGCAAGATCAAATGGCCCTCCACCCGTATCTATAAGGCCAGCGCGCCCAACTCCAATGTGGACGTCATCTTCGTGCAGGGCACCGAGCCGTCCTACAAATGGCGCGCCTACACCGCTGAGCTGCTGGTCCATGCAGAGGCTTTGAATGTGGACTACGTGGTGCTCGTGGGCGCGCTGCTGGCCGATGTCCCCCACAGCCGCCCTATCCCGGTAAGCACGTCATCCGATGATGCCCAGCTTCGGGAACGCATGAACCTGGAAGCGTCACAGTATGAAGGCCCCGTGGGTATCGTGGGAGTCCTGTCCGAGGTGGCGCTGCTGGCCGGAATCCCAACCGTATCGCTGTGGGCGGCGGTGCCGCACTATGTGGCACAGGCGCCCTCGCCCAAGGCACAGCTCGCCCTCCTGCACCGCATCGAGGAGCTCCTGCAGGTGCCGCTGGACACCCAGGAGCTGGCGGAGGAAGCGGACGCCTGGGAGCGTGGCGTGGACGAACTGGCCACCGAGGACCCGGAAATTGCCGCCTACGTCCGCCAACTGGAGGAAGCCAAGGACACCGCCGACCTGCCCGAGGCCAGCGGCGAGTCCATTGCCCGCGAGTTTGAGCGGTACCTGAAGCGCCGGGGCCAGGACCGGCCTTGA
- the pafA gene encoding Pup--protein ligase, translated as MDKRIFGIETEFGISYSSPDSRPLAPEEVARYLFRKVVSWGRSSNVFLTNGSRLYLDVGSHPEYATAECDDLAQLIAHDRAGELILDDLVDEAQARLAAEGFNGTVYLFKNNTDSAGNSYGSHENYLIPRRGEFSRLAEILIPFLVTRQLIAGAGKILKTPHGATYAFSQRADHIWEGVSSATTRSRPIINTRDEPHADAEFYRRLHVIVGDSNMSEATALMKVGTVDLVLRMIEAGVIMRDMRMENPIRSIREISHDLSGRALVRLANGRQLTALEIQQEYLTKVTAFVREHGAHNPHVPLILDLWERTLHAIESGDTKGIDTEIDWAIKKKLMDNYRERHGLGLDAPRIAQLDLTYHDISRSRGLFYLLQSRGAVRRIVDDTVIKGAVDAPPQTTRAKLRGDFVRRAQELGRDYTVDWVHLKLNDRAHQTILCKDPFRSVDERVDALLDSMG; from the coding sequence ATGGACAAGAGAATCTTCGGCATCGAGACCGAGTTCGGGATCTCTTACTCGAGCCCCGATTCGAGGCCACTTGCCCCGGAAGAGGTGGCCCGGTACCTCTTCCGCAAAGTGGTCAGCTGGGGGCGCTCGTCCAACGTGTTCCTTACCAATGGCTCGCGGCTGTACCTCGACGTCGGGTCCCACCCCGAATACGCCACCGCCGAATGCGATGACCTCGCACAGCTGATCGCCCACGACCGTGCGGGTGAGCTCATCCTGGACGACCTCGTGGATGAAGCCCAGGCCCGGCTGGCCGCCGAAGGCTTCAACGGCACGGTGTACCTCTTCAAGAACAACACCGACTCCGCCGGCAACTCGTACGGCAGCCACGAGAACTACCTCATTCCCCGCCGTGGGGAATTTTCCCGTCTGGCCGAAATCCTCATTCCGTTCCTGGTCACCCGCCAGCTCATCGCCGGCGCCGGAAAAATCCTGAAGACCCCGCACGGGGCCACCTATGCGTTCTCCCAGCGCGCCGACCACATCTGGGAGGGAGTCTCCTCCGCGACGACGCGCTCACGGCCCATTATCAACACCCGTGACGAGCCGCACGCGGACGCGGAGTTCTACCGCCGCCTGCACGTCATTGTGGGGGACTCGAACATGTCAGAGGCCACTGCCCTCATGAAGGTCGGCACCGTGGACCTGGTCCTGCGGATGATCGAAGCGGGCGTGATCATGCGCGACATGCGGATGGAAAACCCCATCCGCAGCATCCGGGAAATCTCTCACGACCTCAGTGGCCGGGCACTGGTCCGCCTTGCCAACGGACGCCAGCTAACGGCCCTGGAAATCCAGCAGGAGTACCTGACCAAGGTCACGGCCTTCGTCAGGGAGCACGGGGCGCACAACCCGCACGTACCGCTGATCCTCGATCTGTGGGAGCGGACACTGCATGCCATTGAATCCGGTGACACCAAGGGCATTGACACCGAAATCGACTGGGCCATCAAGAAGAAGCTGATGGACAACTACCGTGAACGCCACGGCCTGGGCCTGGACGCACCCCGCATTGCCCAGCTGGATTTGACGTACCACGACATTTCCCGCAGCCGCGGACTGTTCTACCTGCTGCAGTCACGTGGGGCCGTGCGCCGGATTGTGGACGACACCGTCATCAAGGGAGCCGTGGACGCACCGCCGCAGACCACCCGCGCGAAGCTGCGCGGGGACTTTGTCCGCCGCGCACAGGAACTGGGCCGTGATTACACGGTGGACTGGGTGCATCTGAAACTGAATGACCGCGCCCACCAGACGATTCTGTGCAAGGATCCCTTCCGCAGCGTCGATGAGCGCGTCGATGCGCTCCTGGACTCTATGGGCTGA
- a CDS encoding tRNA (adenine-N1)-methyltransferase translates to MSSETAVNDATGAAQAGAPASGSQPVGAARRRGPFREGERVQLTDERGRMNTITLERGGAFHTHRGFLNHDEIIGKVDGSVVVNNVGQQYQTLRPLLSDFVLSMPRGAAVVYPKDAGQIVTMADIFPGARVVEAGVGSGALSISLLRAVGDNGYLHSFERREEFADIARGNVETIFGGPHPAWQISLGDFQEEVVKAEEPGSVDRVVLDMLAPWECLDAVATVLAPGGVWINYVATVTQLSRTAEAIRADGRFTEPDAWESLVRGWHLEGLAVRPDHRMVAHTGFLLVTRRLADGVTGISVKRRPSKTEFNEEDVNAWTPGAVGERAVSDKKLRRAARDAIAGTNVVDTPEVTN, encoded by the coding sequence ATGAGCAGCGAAACTGCGGTCAACGACGCCACGGGAGCAGCGCAAGCCGGTGCTCCCGCCAGCGGCTCGCAGCCGGTAGGAGCTGCCCGTCGCCGCGGCCCCTTCCGCGAAGGCGAGCGTGTCCAGCTCACCGACGAACGCGGCCGCATGAATACCATCACGCTTGAACGTGGTGGCGCCTTCCACACCCACCGTGGCTTCCTGAACCACGACGAGATCATCGGCAAGGTGGACGGCTCTGTTGTGGTGAACAACGTTGGCCAGCAGTACCAGACCCTCCGCCCGTTGCTCTCCGACTTCGTGCTGTCCATGCCCCGCGGTGCCGCCGTCGTGTATCCCAAGGATGCAGGCCAGATCGTCACCATGGCGGATATCTTCCCCGGAGCACGCGTGGTGGAGGCCGGCGTCGGCTCCGGCGCCCTGTCCATCTCCCTTCTCCGCGCCGTGGGGGACAACGGCTACCTGCACTCCTTCGAGCGGCGCGAAGAGTTCGCCGACATCGCCCGGGGCAATGTGGAGACCATCTTCGGCGGTCCGCATCCTGCCTGGCAGATTTCCCTCGGCGACTTCCAGGAGGAGGTGGTCAAGGCTGAAGAGCCCGGCTCTGTGGACCGCGTGGTGCTGGACATGCTGGCACCCTGGGAATGCCTCGACGCCGTCGCCACCGTCCTTGCCCCCGGCGGCGTTTGGATCAACTACGTGGCAACCGTCACCCAGCTCTCCCGGACAGCGGAAGCCATCCGCGCCGACGGCCGCTTCACCGAACCCGACGCCTGGGAATCGCTGGTCCGCGGCTGGCATCTGGAGGGGCTGGCGGTCCGGCCGGACCACCGCATGGTGGCCCACACCGGGTTCCTGCTGGTCACCCGGCGCCTCGCCGACGGCGTCACCGGCATCTCGGTCAAGCGCCGGCCGTCCAAGACCGAATTCAACGAAGAAGATGTCAATGCCTGGACTCCCGGCGCGGTAGGGGAGCGGGCCGTGTCTGACAAGAAGCTGCGGCGGGCAGCCCGGGATGCCATCGCGGGAACGAACGTTGTGGACACACCCGAGGTTACGAACTAG
- a CDS encoding HAD family hydrolase — translation MDGTIVDTEPYWIAAEHALVEAHGGTWSHHQAMQLVGQSLTFSAGLLQQAGVELEVREIIDSLTAQVISSVQQEVPWRPGARELLEELHLAGVRCALVTMSEGPLAREVVASLPRPYFEVLVTGDTVTRGKPHPEAYLTAVELLQEADPDLGIHHCVALEDSVPGVAAAVASGVTTVAVPHIVPLPDDGSYALWDSLSGRGLVELEALLLEAEATRPAATAAGDSRG, via the coding sequence ATGGACGGGACCATCGTGGACACCGAGCCATACTGGATTGCCGCTGAGCATGCCTTGGTGGAAGCCCACGGCGGCACCTGGAGCCACCATCAGGCAATGCAGCTGGTGGGCCAGTCACTGACGTTCTCCGCGGGCCTGCTCCAGCAGGCCGGCGTCGAGCTCGAAGTCCGCGAGATCATCGATTCCCTGACAGCCCAGGTCATCAGCAGCGTCCAGCAGGAGGTGCCATGGCGCCCGGGTGCCCGTGAACTCCTCGAGGAACTGCACCTGGCCGGCGTGCGCTGCGCCCTGGTCACCATGTCCGAGGGGCCGCTGGCCCGCGAGGTGGTTGCCAGCCTTCCCCGCCCCTACTTCGAAGTCCTTGTCACCGGCGACACCGTCACCCGGGGCAAACCGCACCCCGAGGCGTACCTGACCGCCGTCGAGCTGTTGCAGGAAGCCGATCCTGACCTCGGCATCCACCACTGCGTTGCCCTAGAGGATTCCGTCCCCGGCGTTGCGGCGGCCGTCGCCTCCGGCGTCACCACCGTGGCTGTGCCGCACATCGTTCCATTGCCGGATGACGGCAGTTACGCACTCTGGGACTCCCTGTCCGGCCGCGGCCTGGTGGAGCTCGAAGCCCTGCTGTTGGAGGCGGAGGCAACGCGGCCCGCCGCCACGGCCGCCGGTGACTCACGTGGCTGA
- the dop gene encoding depupylase/deamidase Dop, whose protein sequence is MTDAKGPAAGEALPAGGAMRVMGAETEYGIHAPSAPSANATMMSARVVQAYAQVTRQRAAGGAETRWDYTDEEPLHDARGWTVDRGAAHPSQLTDQPPVLDAEAVALAYGREELELDGQDESGTLLMNMVLGNGARLYVDHAHPEYSSPEVTNPRDAVAWDAAGDLVGLAAVRRLAADGALPPVNLYKNNTDNKSVSYGSHENYLMPRSVPFGDIVRGLTPFFVSRQVVCGAGRLGIGQDSSTPGFQVSQRADFFEAEVGLETTIRRPIINTRDEPHSTADKYRRLHVIIGDANLSQVSNYLKFGTTAMVLSLIEAGLAPKIEVYEPVAALKTVSHDTSLTAKLRLLDGRRVTALDIQWMYHEAAAKLAQDTGVGDALDGDGHTHEVLERWASVLTQLDSDRAAAATSVEWLAKLTLLDGYRQRDGLEWNDARLGLVDLQWADIRPEKGLYYRLLSRNRMQRVVDDAAIAAAVTEPPADTRAFFRGKCISSFGKDVVGASWDSVIFDVPGYGRLQRVPTREPLRGTKALTGALFERYREAGPFLGELLGHNSTPPAA, encoded by the coding sequence ATGACGGATGCGAAGGGACCTGCCGCCGGGGAAGCACTCCCCGCCGGCGGGGCCATGCGGGTGATGGGGGCGGAAACGGAGTACGGCATCCACGCTCCCTCCGCTCCCTCCGCCAATGCCACCATGATGAGCGCCCGTGTGGTGCAGGCCTACGCCCAGGTCACCAGGCAGCGGGCGGCCGGCGGGGCCGAAACCCGCTGGGACTACACCGATGAAGAGCCCCTGCACGATGCCCGGGGCTGGACCGTGGACCGTGGCGCTGCACATCCCAGCCAGCTGACCGACCAGCCACCGGTGCTTGATGCGGAGGCAGTGGCGCTGGCTTATGGCCGCGAGGAACTCGAGCTGGACGGCCAGGACGAGTCAGGGACCCTGCTGATGAACATGGTCCTTGGCAACGGAGCCCGGCTGTACGTCGACCATGCCCATCCCGAGTACTCAAGCCCTGAGGTCACCAACCCCCGTGACGCGGTGGCATGGGACGCTGCCGGCGACCTCGTGGGGCTGGCCGCCGTCCGCCGGCTGGCCGCGGACGGCGCCCTCCCGCCGGTCAACCTCTACAAGAACAACACCGATAACAAGTCCGTGTCCTACGGTTCCCACGAGAACTACCTCATGCCCCGCTCCGTCCCTTTCGGGGACATCGTCCGCGGGCTCACACCCTTCTTCGTCAGCCGGCAGGTGGTGTGCGGTGCCGGGCGGCTGGGGATAGGACAGGACAGCTCAACGCCCGGCTTCCAGGTCAGCCAGCGGGCCGACTTCTTCGAAGCCGAGGTGGGCCTGGAAACCACCATCCGCCGGCCCATCATCAACACCAGGGACGAACCCCATTCCACGGCCGATAAGTACCGGCGCCTCCACGTCATCATCGGTGACGCCAATCTCAGCCAGGTGTCCAACTACCTCAAGTTCGGTACCACGGCCATGGTCCTCAGCCTCATCGAGGCAGGGCTGGCTCCCAAAATCGAGGTCTACGAGCCCGTCGCGGCACTCAAAACGGTCAGCCACGATACCTCGCTCACTGCAAAGCTGCGCTTGCTGGACGGACGGCGGGTCACAGCCCTGGACATCCAGTGGATGTACCACGAGGCCGCGGCCAAGCTGGCCCAGGACACCGGCGTGGGTGACGCCCTGGACGGTGACGGGCACACCCATGAGGTCCTGGAACGGTGGGCTTCGGTTCTCACCCAACTGGACAGTGACAGGGCTGCCGCCGCCACTTCCGTGGAATGGCTGGCGAAACTCACCCTGCTTGACGGCTACCGGCAGCGCGATGGACTGGAATGGAACGACGCCCGGCTTGGCCTGGTGGATCTCCAGTGGGCCGATATCAGGCCGGAGAAGGGCCTCTATTACCGCCTGCTGTCGAGGAACCGGATGCAGCGCGTCGTGGACGATGCCGCCATTGCCGCTGCGGTGACAGAGCCCCCCGCCGACACCCGGGCCTTCTTCCGTGGGAAATGCATCAGCAGCTTCGGCAAGGATGTGGTGGGCGCAAGCTGGGATTCGGTGATCTTCGATGTGCCGGGTTACGGACGGCTTCAGCGGGTGCCCACCAGGGAACCCCTGAGGGGAACCAAAGCCCTCACCGGAGCGTTGTTCGAGCGCTACCGGGAAGCGGGACCGTTCCTCGGGGAACTGCTGGGACACAACAGCACTCCGCCTGCGGCATAA
- the prcA gene encoding proteasome subunit alpha, whose amino-acid sequence MTQQFYVSPEQLMKDRADFARKGIGRGRSVVVISCADGIALVAENPSPSLHKIGEIYDKIAFAAVGKYNEFESLRQAGVRYADVRGYSYDREDVTARGLASVYAQSLGAVFTAEQKPFEVELAVAEVGPTQADDHLYRLTFDGSIADEHSFVVMGGQAEKVSSAIEAGWQASLDFADAVRLALKGLTPAQEGEQPAAQLPPGALEVAVLDRLSESSRGSRRAFRRLNDADITALLA is encoded by the coding sequence ATGACGCAGCAGTTCTATGTCTCGCCCGAACAGCTGATGAAGGACCGTGCGGATTTCGCGCGGAAAGGCATCGGCCGTGGCCGCTCGGTTGTGGTCATCAGCTGCGCCGACGGCATCGCACTCGTCGCCGAGAATCCTTCGCCGTCCCTGCACAAGATCGGCGAAATCTACGACAAGATCGCCTTTGCGGCAGTGGGCAAGTACAACGAATTTGAAAGCCTCCGCCAGGCGGGGGTCCGCTATGCAGACGTCCGCGGCTACTCCTACGACCGCGAGGACGTGACCGCCCGCGGCCTGGCGAGCGTCTACGCGCAAAGCCTGGGGGCTGTCTTTACCGCCGAGCAGAAACCCTTTGAGGTGGAACTGGCGGTCGCCGAAGTTGGCCCCACCCAGGCCGACGACCACCTGTACCGGCTGACCTTTGACGGCTCGATCGCCGATGAGCACAGTTTCGTCGTCATGGGCGGCCAGGCAGAAAAGGTGTCTTCAGCCATCGAGGCTGGCTGGCAGGCGTCCCTCGATTTCGCCGATGCTGTCCGGCTGGCTTTGAAGGGACTGACGCCTGCCCAGGAGGGAGAACAGCCTGCGGCGCAGCTGCCGCCGGGCGCACTCGAAGTGGCAGTCCTGGACAGGCTTTCCGAAAGCTCCCGCGGATCCCGGCGTGCCTTCCGCAGGCTGAACGACGCGGACATCACAGCACTGCTGGCCTAG
- a CDS encoding site-2 protease family protein produces the protein MAEPDTQRGTEPGTPAATGRREGIPLGRIAGVPVVLAYSWFVIAAFTVIAYGPVLARNNPMLGMSAYVVAFAYAVLLLISVLVHELAHALTAKIYGWPTQKIVLNLWGGHTQFESFTASPGRSVLVALAGPAANFVLAGGAWLLLGTNSLGSVAEILTNIFMWANFLIAVFNVLPGLPLDGGRLVESIVWKATGSQAKGTVAAGWGGRIIVLAIAYWFLLRPYLAGDEPDFSLLMITVLVGGFLWMGASASIQQGTLRGRLPLVSAAGLSTPAVGIPSTGTVRDALRLAAAGTKSVVVCGPDGRPQGVVDPGALASVPGSAADSTPVTAISFPLSAGAYVPEWSKGQELIQFLSQLEGRHYAVVDHNGAVTGLLTQDVVLAAITGKRQRNDKHPQGQNR, from the coding sequence GTGGCTGAACCTGACACTCAACGGGGCACAGAACCCGGCACACCGGCTGCTACAGGACGGCGTGAAGGCATCCCGCTGGGACGCATCGCCGGCGTTCCGGTTGTGCTTGCCTACTCGTGGTTCGTGATCGCAGCCTTCACCGTCATCGCCTACGGGCCAGTCCTGGCGCGGAACAACCCCATGCTCGGCATGAGCGCCTACGTTGTGGCGTTCGCGTACGCCGTCCTGCTCCTGATTTCCGTGCTGGTGCACGAACTCGCCCACGCCCTCACCGCCAAAATCTACGGATGGCCCACGCAAAAGATCGTCCTCAATCTCTGGGGCGGGCACACTCAGTTCGAAAGCTTCACTGCTTCCCCCGGCCGGTCCGTACTGGTGGCGCTGGCCGGACCAGCAGCGAATTTCGTCCTCGCCGGCGGGGCCTGGCTGCTGCTGGGCACCAACAGCCTGGGAAGTGTCGCCGAGATCCTGACCAACATTTTCATGTGGGCCAACTTCCTGATCGCCGTCTTCAACGTCCTGCCGGGCCTGCCGCTGGACGGTGGCCGGCTGGTCGAGTCCATCGTCTGGAAGGCCACCGGCAGCCAGGCGAAGGGAACGGTAGCTGCCGGCTGGGGCGGGCGCATCATCGTCCTGGCCATCGCCTACTGGTTCCTCCTTCGCCCGTACCTCGCCGGCGACGAGCCCGACTTCAGCCTCCTCATGATCACCGTCCTGGTGGGCGGATTCCTGTGGATGGGTGCCTCCGCCTCCATCCAGCAGGGCACGCTGCGGGGACGGCTCCCGCTGGTCAGCGCAGCGGGATTGTCGACGCCGGCCGTGGGCATACCTTCCACGGGCACCGTCCGCGACGCCCTCCGTCTGGCCGCTGCCGGAACAAAGTCCGTGGTGGTATGCGGACCGGACGGGCGCCCGCAGGGGGTGGTGGACCCTGGCGCGCTGGCCTCGGTGCCCGGATCAGCCGCGGACTCAACCCCTGTCACCGCCATTTCGTTTCCCCTGTCTGCCGGCGCCTACGTTCCCGAATGGTCCAAGGGACAGGAGCTGATCCAGTTTCTTTCGCAGCTTGAGGGGCGGCACTATGCAGTGGTGGACCACAACGGCGCAGTCACCGGACTGCTGACCCAGGACGTCGTCCTCGCGGCCATCACCGGAAAGAGACAGCGCAACGATAAGCACCCGCAGGGGCAGAACCGGTAG
- the arc gene encoding proteasome ATPase, with translation METPNQDSGRTPAEQSAANDLSVADRQVNILRDKLRHIDRQLAAATQNNTKLVSMLETAKAEILRLKNALDQEGQPPYSFGTILQINPKRQPAPGNSGQAATEESVDIFNAGRKMRVGVSPLVNINQLAVGQEVLLNEALLIVAGLGYERAGELATLKEMLGRDRALVVGRADEERVVRLSGALQAEKLRVGDALSVDSRTGYALEKVPRSEVENLVLEEVPDITYEDIGGLGPQIEQIRDAVELPFLHPDLYREHGLKAPKGILLYGPPGCGKTLIAKAVANSLAARAAERSGNVDLKSYFLNIKGPELLDKYVGETERHIRLIFSRAREKASDGSPVVVFFDEMDSLFRTRGTGISSDVETTIVPQLLSEIDGVERLDNVIVIGASNREDMIDPAILRPGRLDVKVKIQRPDAEAAADIFNKYITTDLPFHESDLAEHNGDIQATVDAMVQRTVEAMYSTDKSNEFLEVTYANGDTEMLYFKDFNSGAVVQNVVDRAKKYAIKDLLTTHQKGLRIEHLLRAVVDEFREHEDMPNTTNPDDWARISGKKGERITYIRTIVQGKAGQEPGKSIETMPTTGQYL, from the coding sequence ATGGAGACACCAAACCAGGACTCCGGACGTACACCGGCAGAGCAGTCTGCCGCCAACGACCTCTCGGTTGCTGACCGCCAGGTCAACATACTTCGGGACAAGCTCAGGCACATCGACCGCCAGTTGGCAGCGGCAACGCAGAACAACACCAAGCTGGTCAGCATGCTTGAGACGGCCAAGGCGGAGATTCTCCGGCTCAAAAATGCCCTGGACCAGGAAGGGCAGCCGCCGTACAGCTTCGGCACCATCCTCCAGATCAATCCGAAGCGGCAGCCTGCCCCCGGCAACAGCGGCCAGGCTGCCACCGAGGAATCCGTGGATATCTTCAACGCCGGCCGGAAGATGCGGGTGGGTGTCAGCCCACTGGTCAATATCAACCAACTGGCGGTGGGCCAGGAGGTACTGCTCAACGAAGCCCTCCTGATCGTGGCAGGTCTTGGCTATGAGCGCGCCGGCGAGCTTGCCACCCTGAAGGAAATGCTGGGGCGTGACCGCGCCCTGGTGGTTGGCCGGGCCGACGAGGAACGGGTGGTCCGGCTTTCCGGTGCGCTCCAGGCCGAGAAGCTCAGGGTCGGCGACGCCCTCTCCGTGGACTCCCGGACAGGCTACGCGCTCGAGAAAGTGCCGCGCTCCGAGGTGGAAAACCTGGTGCTCGAGGAAGTCCCGGACATCACCTACGAGGACATCGGCGGCCTCGGCCCCCAGATCGAACAGATCCGGGACGCGGTGGAACTGCCGTTCCTGCACCCCGACCTCTACCGCGAGCACGGACTGAAGGCCCCCAAGGGCATCCTGCTGTACGGCCCTCCGGGCTGCGGCAAGACCCTTATCGCCAAGGCGGTTGCCAACTCCCTCGCCGCCCGCGCCGCCGAACGGTCCGGGAACGTGGACCTGAAGAGCTACTTCCTGAACATCAAGGGACCCGAACTCCTTGACAAGTACGTGGGCGAAACAGAGCGGCACATCCGCCTGATCTTCTCCCGCGCCCGGGAAAAGGCCTCGGACGGCAGCCCCGTCGTGGTGTTCTTCGACGAAATGGACTCCCTGTTCCGCACCCGCGGCACCGGAATCTCCTCCGACGTCGAAACCACCATCGTGCCCCAGCTCCTCAGTGAGATCGACGGCGTGGAACGCCTGGACAACGTCATTGTCATCGGTGCATCCAACCGTGAGGACATGATCGACCCCGCCATCCTCCGGCCCGGCCGGCTCGATGTAAAAGTCAAGATCCAGCGTCCCGACGCGGAAGCCGCTGCGGACATCTTCAACAAATACATCACGACGGACCTGCCGTTCCACGAATCGGACCTCGCCGAGCACAACGGAGACATCCAGGCCACGGTTGACGCCATGGTCCAGCGCACGGTCGAAGCCATGTACTCCACGGACAAGTCCAACGAGTTCCTCGAGGTCACGTATGCCAACGGTGACACCGAGATGCTGTACTTCAAGGATTTCAACTCGGGCGCCGTAGTGCAGAACGTGGTGGACAGGGCCAAGAAGTACGCCATCAAGGACCTGCTGACCACACACCAGAAGGGGCTCCGGATCGAGCACCTGCTGCGTGCAGTGGTGGATGAATTCCGCGAACACGAGGACATGCCCAACACCACCAACCCCGACGACTGGGCACGTATCTCCGGCAAGAAGGGCGAACGGATCACCTATATCCGTACCATCGTCCAGGGTAAGGCCGGGCAGGAGCCGGGCAAGTCGATCGAGACGATGCCAACCACAGGGCAGTATCTATGA